In Streptococcus parasuis, the following proteins share a genomic window:
- a CDS encoding uracil-DNA glycosylase family protein — MELADIRQAIMEDLPNQAFTKNGIKPLFQASSTAKILIIGQAPGLKTQEKGRLFDDASGENLRKWLGVDREFFYESGYFAILPMDFYYPGKGKSGDLPPRKDFASKWHPLIMKQLPQIELTLLIGKYAQDYYLGESHRTVTERVENAADYLPTYFPLPHPSPRNNIWQAKHPWFVEEILPLLKNNINILIKQN, encoded by the coding sequence ATGGAACTTGCTGATATTCGTCAGGCGATTATGGAAGATTTACCCAATCAAGCTTTTACGAAAAATGGGATAAAGCCGCTTTTCCAAGCATCTTCTACCGCAAAAATCCTCATTATTGGACAGGCACCGGGATTAAAAACACAAGAAAAAGGTCGTTTATTTGATGATGCCAGTGGAGAGAATCTTCGCAAATGGTTGGGAGTAGATAGGGAATTCTTCTATGAATCTGGCTATTTTGCTATTCTTCCTATGGATTTCTATTATCCAGGAAAAGGGAAGTCTGGGGATTTGCCGCCTCGTAAGGATTTTGCGTCCAAATGGCACCCGCTCATTATGAAGCAACTACCCCAGATTGAGCTGACCTTGTTGATTGGTAAGTATGCCCAGGACTATTATTTAGGAGAATCCCACAGGACTGTAACTGAGAGAGTGGAGAATGCAGCTGATTACCTACCCACCTATTTTCCTCTACCTCATCCATCGCCAAGGAACAATATTTGGCAAGCTAAACATCCTTGGTTTGTTGAAGAGATTTTGCCATTGCTGAAAAACAACATAAATATATTGATAAAGCAAAACTAA
- a CDS encoding TPM domain-containing protein, with protein sequence MRKWKTLIVTCLTILAVWLLIPPALVNANQIPDRPIDTTVVDDTQLLSSETIAEIDQLNLDWSTTEQGLQVGVYMTNSLWTDIESLANETFRQWQVGFSGTNNGILLVIAIEDREFRIETSDNAATVLTDVEAKEILENARELFRQEDYNGGVTYIVQSIGDQFYGTSVGQSQLATLDEGTSEEDQGFFAFLTVVVVIIIFVIIEKSSRGGGPGNLLWMLVDDQHHYRNHHSSNSSSSSFGGGGWSGGGGGGGGASSGW encoded by the coding sequence ATGAGAAAATGGAAAACACTGATTGTCACTTGTCTAACTATTTTAGCGGTTTGGTTGTTAATTCCACCTGCCTTAGTAAATGCAAATCAGATTCCTGACCGACCGATAGATACAACAGTAGTAGATGATACTCAATTACTTTCTAGTGAGACTATTGCTGAAATTGATCAGCTTAATCTCGATTGGTCAACAACGGAACAAGGTTTACAGGTCGGTGTCTATATGACGAATAGTCTTTGGACAGATATCGAAAGTTTGGCCAATGAGACATTCCGTCAGTGGCAAGTTGGATTTTCAGGCACAAATAATGGAATACTTCTGGTTATTGCAATAGAAGATAGGGAATTTCGGATTGAAACGTCAGATAATGCTGCGACAGTCTTGACAGATGTAGAAGCCAAAGAAATTCTCGAAAATGCAAGAGAATTATTTCGACAGGAAGACTACAATGGCGGTGTAACCTATATTGTTCAATCCATTGGTGATCAGTTTTATGGTACCAGCGTTGGTCAGAGCCAGTTAGCCACCTTAGATGAGGGAACATCGGAAGAGGATCAGGGCTTTTTCGCTTTCTTAACTGTTGTTGTAGTGATTATTATTTTTGTGATCATTGAAAAATCCAGTCGTGGTGGTGGACCAGGCAATTTGCTCTGGATGTTGGTGGATGATCAGCATCACTACCGCAATCATCACTCGTCTAATTCCTCATCGTCCAGCTTCGGTGGCGGTGGTTGGTCCGGTGGTGGCGGAGGAGGTGGAGGTGCCTCTTCCGGTTGGTAA
- a CDS encoding LemA family protein, which produces MKKKWLVLLIPVLALLFLGMGAVGQYNGLVDSYAEVENAQANVDTQLQRRYDLIPNVVAAVKGAMEHEEEIFTAIAEARAKIGSSQQGTSEYYQAQSQLDSAVSRLLVVAENYPQLTANQQVSDLITELEGTENRILVARKDYNAVATSYNKKIKRFPTSIFAGLFGYEKVELFQATNDAATTVPSVDLSDEE; this is translated from the coding sequence ATGAAAAAGAAATGGTTGGTTCTCCTCATTCCAGTCCTAGCTCTGCTATTTTTAGGAATGGGAGCAGTCGGGCAATACAATGGCTTGGTGGACAGTTATGCTGAAGTTGAAAATGCGCAAGCCAATGTAGACACACAGTTGCAACGACGCTATGACTTGATACCTAATGTAGTCGCAGCTGTCAAAGGAGCCATGGAACACGAGGAAGAAATATTTACTGCTATTGCAGAAGCGCGTGCTAAAATCGGCTCCAGTCAACAGGGAACGAGTGAATATTACCAAGCTCAAAGTCAGTTGGATTCTGCAGTTTCTCGACTATTGGTAGTGGCAGAAAACTATCCACAATTGACAGCTAATCAACAGGTTTCAGACTTGATTACAGAGCTTGAAGGTACCGAGAATCGAATCTTAGTTGCCCGTAAAGATTATAACGCAGTGGCAACATCTTACAATAAAAAAATCAAACGCTTCCCAACATCAATCTTTGCAGGTCTATTCGGATATGAAAAAGTTGAACTTTTCCAAGCCACAAATGATGCGGCAACCACTGTGCCAAGTGTTGATTTGAGTGATGAAGAGTAG
- the mnmE gene encoding tRNA uridine-5-carboxymethylaminomethyl(34) synthesis GTPase MnmE codes for MITKEFDTITAISTPLGEGAIGIVRLSGTDAFAIASKVFKGKDLATVPSHSLNYGHIIDPASGQVLDEVMLGAMRSPKTFTREDVIEINTHGGIAVTNEILQLLIRQGARMAEPGEFTKRAFLNGRVDLTQAEAVMDVIRAKTDKAMHNAVRQLDGSLSQLINETRQEILNTLAQVEVNIDYPEYDDVEEATTDLVREKTLQFQALLENLLRTARRGRILREGIATAIIGRPNVGKSSLLNNLLREEKAIVTDIAGTTRDVIEEYVNIKGVPLKLIDTAGIRETDDIVEKIGVERSKKALEEADLILLVLNASEPLTEQDRNLLAISDMANRIILLNKTDLEEKIEADQLPEDVIRISVLENQNIDQIEEKINQLFFENAGLVEQDATYLSNSRHISLIEQAVQSLQAVNEGLEMGMPVDLLQVDLTRCWQILGEITGDAAPDELITQLFSQFCLGK; via the coding sequence ATGATCACCAAAGAATTCGATACAATAACTGCTATTTCTACTCCTCTCGGTGAGGGGGCAATTGGGATTGTTCGTCTGTCTGGTACAGATGCATTTGCCATTGCAAGCAAAGTTTTTAAAGGAAAGGACTTAGCGACTGTGCCAAGTCATAGTCTGAACTATGGACATATTATTGATCCGGCGTCTGGACAGGTACTAGATGAAGTGATGCTCGGTGCCATGCGATCTCCAAAGACCTTTACGCGCGAAGATGTTATTGAAATCAATACGCATGGGGGTATCGCCGTCACGAATGAAATTCTTCAATTGTTGATTAGACAAGGTGCCCGAATGGCTGAGCCTGGGGAATTTACCAAGCGGGCCTTTCTCAACGGACGTGTGGATTTGACCCAGGCAGAGGCTGTCATGGATGTCATCCGTGCCAAGACCGACAAGGCTATGCACAACGCAGTCCGTCAGTTGGATGGCTCTCTCTCTCAACTGATCAATGAAACACGTCAGGAAATCCTCAATACTTTGGCTCAAGTCGAAGTGAATATTGATTATCCAGAGTATGATGATGTTGAAGAGGCAACCACAGACTTAGTCCGTGAGAAGACTCTCCAGTTTCAAGCTCTTTTGGAAAATCTTCTCCGAACCGCTCGTCGAGGTAGGATTTTACGTGAAGGTATCGCAACAGCTATTATCGGTCGACCAAATGTGGGAAAATCCAGCCTACTCAATAATCTCCTCCGTGAGGAAAAAGCCATCGTTACAGATATTGCAGGGACAACTCGCGACGTTATCGAAGAATACGTCAACATCAAAGGCGTCCCTCTCAAGCTGATTGATACCGCTGGTATCCGTGAAACAGATGACATCGTTGAAAAGATCGGTGTGGAACGGTCTAAAAAAGCCCTTGAGGAGGCCGACCTCATCCTGCTAGTCCTCAACGCATCCGAGCCACTTACCGAGCAAGACCGAAATCTATTAGCCATTTCAGACATGGCAAATCGGATAATCTTGCTCAATAAAACAGACCTAGAAGAAAAAATTGAAGCTGATCAACTACCTGAGGATGTCATCCGCATTTCTGTCTTAGAAAATCAAAACATTGATCAAATCGAAGAAAAAATCAATCAACTCTTCTTTGAAAATGCAGGTTTGGTGGAACAAGATGCTACCTACTTATCTAATTCACGACATATATCATTGATAGAACAAGCTGTCCAAAGTCTTCAGGCAGTTAATGAGGGATTGGAAATGGGTATGCCTGTCGACTTGTTACAGGTAGACCTAACACGTTGTTGGCAAATATTGGGCGAGATCACAGGAGATGCTGCTCCAGATGAATTAATTACACAACTCTTTAGCCAATTTTGTCTTGGAAAATAA
- the cas9 gene encoding type II CRISPR RNA-guided endonuclease Cas9 (Cas9, originally named Csn1, is the large, multifunctional signature protein of type II CRISPR/Cas systems. It is well known even to general audiences because its RNA-guided endonuclease activity has made it a popular tool for custom editing of eukaryotic genomes.), translated as MTNGKILGLDIGIASVGVGVIDAQTGEIIHASSRIFPSANAANNAERRTFRGSRRLIRRKKHRIKRLDDLFNDFHINLDGEMSSDNPYVLRVKGLSQKLTVEELYISIKNIMKRRGISYLDDAESDNEAGRSDYAKAIERNRQLLTCKTPGEIQLERLEKYGQLRGNFTIIDEDGQSQQIINVFSTSDYVKEVEKILDCQKMYHKFISDEFCDKLIELLREKRKYYVGPGNEKSRTDYGIYRTDGTTLENLFGILIGKCTFYPDQFRSSRASYTAQEFNFLNDLNNLTVPTETKKLSQEQKEFLVNYAKETSVLGAGKILQQIAKLADCKIEDIRGYRLDNKDKPEIHTFEIYRAMKGLAPLVSIEEMSREQLDTLADILTLNTDFEGIREALQNQLPNVFDEEQVKGLASFRKSKSQLFAKGWHNLSQKIMLELIPELYATSDEQMTILTRLGKFEKSISSRPTSSINVDEIADEIYNPVVAKSIRQTLKIINAAIKKWGEFEQIVIEMPRDRNEDEEKKRIADGQKANAKEKEDSIRRAAELYCGEKKLPGNVYHGHNQLATKIRLWYQQGQRCIYTGLPISIHDLIHNQSQYEIDHILPLSLTFDDSLSNKVLVLATANQEKGQRTPYNYLQSTTTAWSYREFKDYVIKCKGIGKKKREYLTFEEDIDVFEVRSKFIQRNLVDTRYASKVILNSLQDYYRTAGKSTKVSVVRGQFTAQLRHKWGIEKTRDTYHHHAVDALIVAASSQLKLWNKQENPLIFDYTEGRQVDLETGEILELTDDQYKELVYQPPYQGFVNTISSSAFDDEILFSYQVDSKVNRKISDATIYATRKAQLGKDKVEETYVLGKIKDIYTQAGYEMFLKRYNKDKASFLMYNKDSETWEKVIEIVLRDYREYDEKGNEVGNPFERYYKENGYLKKYSRKGNGPAIKSLKYYDNKLGNHINITPTNCRNLVVLQSLYPWRADVYFNLQTGKYEILGLKYSDLKYQKGTGEYGITQEKYGLIKSQEGISNESQFKFSLYKNDLLLICDSVNREQQLFRFLSRTKPNQKHYVELKPFDQAKFEGGQELMSIFGAVDKVGRCIKGLNKPNLSIYKVRTDILGFKHFIKQEGERPQLTFKK; from the coding sequence ATGACAAACGGTAAAATTTTAGGCCTTGATATTGGTATTGCTTCTGTCGGAGTAGGCGTCATAGATGCACAGACGGGAGAAATCATTCATGCAAGCTCTCGTATTTTTCCATCTGCAAATGCTGCTAATAATGCAGAACGCCGAACTTTTCGTGGAAGTCGTCGATTGATTAGGAGAAAAAAACACAGAATTAAAAGATTAGATGATTTATTTAATGATTTTCATATTAATTTAGATGGAGAAATGTCGTCAGATAATCCATATGTTCTTCGCGTGAAAGGCCTCTCTCAAAAACTAACAGTTGAAGAATTATATATTTCTATAAAGAATATTATGAAGCGCAGGGGAATATCCTATCTAGATGATGCAGAGTCAGATAACGAAGCGGGAAGAAGTGATTATGCTAAAGCTATCGAGCGTAATAGACAGTTATTGACTTGTAAAACACCAGGAGAAATTCAGTTAGAGCGCTTGGAGAAGTACGGTCAGTTGCGTGGAAATTTTACGATAATTGATGAGGATGGGCAATCTCAACAAATTATCAATGTTTTTTCAACATCAGATTATGTCAAGGAAGTTGAGAAAATTTTAGATTGTCAAAAAATGTATCATAAATTTATATCTGATGAATTTTGCGATAAGCTAATCGAGCTATTAAGAGAAAAAAGAAAGTATTATGTTGGTCCAGGGAATGAGAAATCTAGAACTGACTATGGTATTTATAGAACAGATGGGACAACTCTAGAGAATTTATTTGGAATTCTTATTGGTAAATGTACGTTTTATCCAGATCAATTTCGTTCTTCGAGAGCGTCCTATACAGCACAAGAATTTAATTTTTTAAACGATTTAAACAATTTAACAGTGCCTACTGAAACGAAAAAGTTAAGTCAGGAACAAAAAGAATTTTTAGTAAATTATGCTAAAGAAACGTCGGTTTTAGGGGCTGGAAAAATATTGCAACAGATTGCGAAACTTGCGGATTGTAAGATTGAAGATATTAGGGGGTATCGTTTAGATAATAAGGATAAACCCGAAATACATACCTTCGAAATCTATCGAGCAATGAAAGGGCTAGCTCCGTTAGTAAGCATTGAAGAAATGTCACGAGAACAGCTTGATACATTGGCTGATATTCTAACCCTTAATACCGATTTTGAAGGAATTCGAGAGGCCTTGCAAAATCAATTGCCAAATGTATTTGATGAAGAACAAGTCAAGGGGTTAGCAAGTTTTAGAAAGTCGAAAAGCCAATTATTTGCAAAAGGCTGGCACAATTTATCTCAAAAAATTATGCTGGAGTTAATTCCAGAATTATATGCAACATCTGATGAACAAATGACAATCTTAACGCGATTAGGAAAGTTTGAGAAAAGTATTTCTTCTAGACCTACTTCCTCAATTAATGTAGATGAAATTGCAGATGAAATATATAATCCTGTCGTTGCAAAATCGATTCGTCAGACTCTTAAAATCATCAATGCAGCAATCAAAAAATGGGGGGAATTTGAACAAATTGTAATCGAGATGCCGCGCGATCGTAACGAGGATGAGGAAAAGAAAAGGATTGCGGATGGGCAGAAGGCTAATGCGAAGGAAAAAGAAGATTCAATCCGTCGTGCTGCTGAATTGTATTGTGGTGAGAAGAAACTTCCTGGCAATGTATATCATGGACACAATCAGTTAGCAACGAAGATTCGTCTCTGGTATCAGCAAGGACAGCGTTGTATATATACTGGTCTGCCAATCTCAATTCATGATTTGATTCACAACCAGAGTCAGTATGAAATTGATCATATCTTACCACTTTCATTGACATTTGATGATAGTTTATCAAATAAAGTCTTGGTTCTAGCAACTGCTAACCAAGAAAAGGGTCAACGTACACCATATAACTATCTGCAAAGTACAACAACAGCTTGGTCCTATCGAGAATTTAAAGACTATGTGATTAAATGTAAAGGAATTGGAAAGAAAAAACGTGAATATCTGACGTTTGAAGAAGATATAGATGTATTTGAGGTACGGAGTAAATTTATTCAACGTAATTTAGTAGATACCCGTTATGCGTCTAAAGTAATACTTAATTCTTTGCAGGATTATTATAGAACAGCTGGGAAATCAACCAAGGTATCAGTGGTCAGAGGTCAGTTTACTGCTCAGCTACGTCATAAATGGGGAATCGAAAAGACGCGTGATACATATCATCACCATGCAGTTGATGCCCTGATTGTTGCAGCATCAAGTCAATTAAAGTTATGGAATAAACAGGAAAATCCACTCATTTTTGACTATACAGAAGGGCGTCAAGTCGATTTAGAAACCGGGGAAATCCTCGAGTTAACGGATGATCAATATAAAGAACTTGTTTACCAACCTCCTTATCAAGGATTTGTGAATACAATATCTAGTTCAGCTTTTGACGATGAGATCTTGTTCTCATACCAAGTTGATTCCAAAGTGAATCGTAAAATTTCGGATGCTACAATTTATGCAACTAGAAAAGCACAGCTTGGAAAAGATAAAGTAGAAGAGACATATGTTCTTGGTAAAATTAAAGATATATACACACAAGCTGGCTATGAAATGTTCTTGAAGCGGTACAACAAGGATAAAGCATCTTTCTTAATGTACAATAAAGATTCAGAGACTTGGGAAAAAGTAATAGAGATTGTTTTACGGGATTATAGGGAATATGATGAGAAAGGAAATGAAGTGGGCAATCCCTTCGAAAGATACTACAAAGAAAATGGTTATCTAAAAAAATATAGCCGAAAAGGTAACGGTCCTGCAATTAAGTCCTTGAAATACTATGATAATAAATTGGGTAATCATATCAATATTACTCCAACTAATTGCCGAAATTTAGTTGTTTTACAATCTTTGTATCCATGGAGAGCAGATGTCTATTTCAATTTACAGACAGGGAAATATGAGATTTTAGGTTTGAAATATTCGGACTTAAAATATCAGAAAGGGACAGGAGAATATGGTATTACCCAAGAAAAATATGGCCTTATCAAATCTCAAGAAGGTATTTCGAATGAATCACAATTCAAATTTAGTTTATATAAAAATGATTTATTACTTATTTGCGATAGTGTAAATAGAGAGCAACAATTATTCCGCTTTCTTTCTAGAACCAAACCTAATCAAAAACATTATGTAGAATTGAAGCCATTTGATCAGGCTAAGTTTGAAGGAGGTCAAGAATTAATGAGTATTTTTGGAGCAGTGGATAAAGTAGGTCGATGTATAAAAGGTCTCAATAAACCAAACCTATCAATTTATAAAGTCAGAACAGATATTTTAGGGTTTAAACACTTTATAAAGCAAGAGGGAGAGCGACCTCAGTTAACATTTAAAAAATAA
- the cas1 gene encoding type II CRISPR-associated endonuclease Cas1, translating to MTWRIVHIHQSEKMRLKLDNLVIKKQGEEFTIPLSDISIIVAEGGDTVVTLRLLSVLSKYNIALIVCDSHHLPTGIYHSQNGHFRAYKKLQAQLSWSQLQKDKLWQIITYFKISNQQDTLAMFEKDLSAIQLLSDYKEQIELGDRTNREGHAAKVYFNELFGKQFVRQTQKETDAVNAGLNYGYTIFRAQLARIVAGYGLNALIGVFHKNEYNQFNLVDDLMEPFRQIIDVWVYLNLREADFLTYQHRLDLTNLLNAKIKYGKEKCSVTVAMDKFVKGFIRCIEDRDTNQFFCPIVSSLEMEKL from the coding sequence ATGACTTGGAGAATTGTACATATCCACCAAAGTGAAAAAATGCGCTTAAAACTCGATAACCTAGTTATAAAGAAACAAGGTGAAGAGTTTACTATTCCATTGAGTGACATTTCAATCATCGTTGCAGAAGGAGGGGATACGGTTGTCACATTGCGTCTATTAAGTGTATTGAGCAAGTATAATATTGCTTTGATTGTGTGTGATAGTCATCACTTACCTACAGGTATTTATCATTCACAAAATGGACACTTTAGAGCCTATAAAAAATTACAAGCCCAACTATCGTGGTCGCAGTTGCAGAAGGATAAGTTGTGGCAAATCATAACTTACTTTAAGATTTCTAATCAGCAAGATACCCTAGCAATGTTCGAAAAAGATTTATCAGCTATTCAATTACTGTCGGATTATAAAGAACAGATTGAACTGGGAGATAGGACTAACCGAGAGGGTCATGCAGCAAAGGTTTATTTTAATGAACTCTTTGGTAAGCAGTTTGTTCGACAGACTCAAAAAGAAACTGACGCTGTGAATGCTGGTTTGAATTATGGCTATACCATTTTCAGAGCACAGTTAGCACGAATCGTAGCAGGCTATGGTCTGAATGCTCTTATAGGAGTTTTTCACAAAAATGAATACAATCAGTTTAATTTAGTAGATGACCTTATGGAGCCTTTTAGACAGATTATTGATGTGTGGGTTTATTTAAATTTAAGGGAAGCTGATTTTTTAACATATCAGCATCGGTTGGATTTGACAAATCTATTGAATGCAAAAATAAAATATGGAAAAGAAAAATGTAGTGTCACTGTAGCAATGGATAAGTTTGTTAAGGGATTTATCCGTTGTATCGAAGACAGAGATACCAATCAATTCTTCTGTCCAATTGTTTCAAGTCTAGAAATGGAGAAATTATGA
- the cas2 gene encoding CRISPR-associated endonuclease Cas2, producing MRYDAMRLLCFFDLPMETTQEKRQYRLFRKELIANGFEMLQFSVYYRTCPNRSFASKFYKKLQQSYLPAGNVRLLAVTEKQFSEMVLIVGGKTRQEETVSDRKLVII from the coding sequence ATGAGGTACGATGCCATGCGCCTACTATGCTTTTTTGATTTACCAATGGAAACAACTCAAGAAAAACGTCAGTATCGTTTGTTTAGAAAGGAGCTAATAGCAAATGGATTTGAAATGTTACAGTTCTCTGTCTACTATCGCACCTGTCCGAATAGAAGTTTTGCTAGTAAATTTTATAAAAAACTACAACAAAGTTATTTACCTGCTGGTAATGTGAGGTTGCTTGCAGTCACAGAGAAACAATTTTCTGAAATGGTTTTAATCGTTGGGGGCAAGACAAGGCAAGAAGAAACAGTCAGTGATAGGAAGTTGGTAATTATATGA
- the csn2-St gene encoding CRISPR-associated protein Csn2-St encodes MNWSIPHHTLNNIPIHVGQFTQIVGQNVELKYYIWQLLIWYFGGKKYKEEDLTLFHQIELIILKDDETINRNAFQIISIAEIGDIAEQILYKKGTVGFSYLSSKMQSLEAIEELEMINYHLQKIAQKVNATISLTYDEIEYEVGNIDFIPEQIITKQFVPFFKYSRDQIAFEFVPNEKKLWFLLQMLDYLLEVQAKPILLIFKNLDDYLKYDSFVRIVHYLEMLCDKYPYFHVMLFPSQEGYLYLTESTIETVNIYSDQIEHYPDFSFLYHSYLNSYPSTHPLDTKEFLDSLRKISPYLFSNDVKKVVSLSDVDLITLKIINSLYNYDVKMEYANKSISKLEENYLIS; translated from the coding sequence ATGAATTGGTCAATTCCTCACCATACATTGAACAATATCCCTATTCATGTTGGACAATTTACGCAAATTGTTGGACAAAATGTTGAATTAAAGTATTATATTTGGCAACTTTTGATCTGGTATTTTGGTGGGAAAAAATACAAAGAGGAGGATTTAACACTTTTTCACCAAATTGAACTTATTATTTTAAAAGATGATGAGACTATAAATAGAAATGCCTTTCAGATTATTTCAATAGCAGAAATAGGAGATATCGCAGAACAAATTTTATACAAGAAGGGAACTGTTGGTTTTTCCTATCTTTCCTCTAAAATGCAGAGCCTAGAGGCTATAGAAGAGCTTGAAATGATAAATTATCACTTGCAGAAAATTGCTCAAAAAGTAAATGCAACTATTTCCTTAACTTATGATGAAATAGAATATGAAGTTGGAAATATTGATTTTATTCCAGAACAAATTATCACTAAGCAGTTTGTTCCATTTTTTAAATATTCAAGAGATCAAATTGCTTTTGAATTTGTCCCTAATGAAAAGAAATTGTGGTTTCTGTTACAAATGTTAGACTATCTATTAGAAGTGCAAGCTAAACCAATCTTGCTTATTTTTAAAAATTTAGATGATTATTTGAAATATGATTCTTTTGTCCGAATAGTACATTATTTAGAAATGCTTTGTGATAAGTATCCCTATTTTCATGTTATGTTATTTCCTTCACAGGAGGGGTATCTATACTTAACTGAATCGACTATTGAAACGGTCAATATATATTCTGATCAAATAGAGCACTATCCTGATTTTTCCTTCTTGTATCATAGTTATCTGAATTCTTACCCCTCAACGCACCCATTAGATACAAAGGAATTTTTGGATTCTCTCCGAAAAATTAGTCCGTATTTATTTTCTAATGATGTAAAGAAAGTTGTTAGTTTATCTGATGTAGATTTGATAACTTTGAAAATTATCAATTCACTTTATAATTATGATGTAAAAATGGAGTATGCCAATAAATCTATTTCAAAATTAGAGGAAAATTACCTTATATCCTAA
- a CDS encoding HIRAN domain-containing protein codes for MNELTNVSQQSILKVKLDGQNELGNLKPFQRDIFLFDTLVAGTSHVEGIEELEPYIQVDDRLEFFRDIHNSFDKNAIEIRNMDGIKIGFVPQKDNVIFSRLMDAGKLLFGKVTNKELQGNWVKIYIGIYLQDL; via the coding sequence ATGAACGAACTAACAAATGTAAGTCAACAATCCATTTTAAAAGTAAAATTAGACGGCCAAAATGAACTAGGTAATCTTAAACCTTTTCAACGTGATATATTTCTATTTGATACCTTGGTGGCTGGTACTTCACATGTTGAAGGAATTGAGGAGTTAGAACCCTATATTCAGGTAGATGATCGCTTAGAATTTTTCAGAGATATTCACAATTCATTTGATAAGAATGCGATTGAAATTCGAAATATGGACGGTATAAAAATTGGTTTTGTACCTCAGAAAGACAATGTCATATTCTCAAGGTTAATGGATGCAGGAAAATTGTTGTTTGGAAAGGTGACTAATAAGGAGCTACAAGGAAATTGGGTCAAAATTTACATTGGCATCTATCTCCAAGACTTATAA
- the rpiA gene encoding ribose-5-phosphate isomerase RpiA, whose translation MTNLKEQVGIKAAEFVTDGMVVGLGTGSTAYYFVKEIGRRVVEEGLQIIGVTTSHATAEHAASLGIPLKNIDEVEYVDLTVDGADEVDGAFNGIKGGGAALLMEKIVAVNSKDCIWIVDESKVVETLGAFKLPVEVVQYGSENLFRLFESKGYRPSFRMSDGEKLVTDMKNYIIDLDLHRIEDSVALAEELDRTVGVVEHGLFIGLISKVIVGTPDGPQIVKK comes from the coding sequence ATGACAAACCTAAAAGAGCAGGTTGGTATTAAGGCGGCGGAATTTGTAACGGATGGTATGGTTGTTGGTCTAGGGACTGGTTCTACAGCTTACTATTTTGTGAAAGAAATTGGCCGTCGGGTTGTGGAGGAGGGGTTACAAATTATTGGTGTAACGACCTCGCATGCTACGGCAGAGCATGCTGCGTCCCTTGGGATTCCACTAAAAAATATTGATGAAGTTGAGTATGTAGACTTAACGGTAGATGGGGCTGATGAAGTAGATGGAGCCTTTAATGGAATCAAAGGTGGCGGTGCGGCCTTATTAATGGAGAAAATTGTTGCGGTTAATAGTAAAGATTGCATCTGGATTGTTGATGAATCCAAAGTAGTTGAAACGCTAGGAGCATTTAAATTGCCAGTAGAAGTGGTTCAATACGGTTCTGAAAATCTATTTCGCTTGTTCGAATCAAAAGGATATCGCCCAAGTTTCCGAATGAGTGATGGTGAAAAACTTGTAACGGATATGAAAAATTATATTATTGACCTCGATTTACATCGGATTGAAGATTCAGTTGCATTGGCGGAAGAATTGGATCGGACAGTCGGAGTTGTTGAACATGGACTCTTTATTGGTTTGATTTCCAAGGTAATCGTTGGTACACCTGACGGTCCTCAAATAGTCAAAAAATAA